The proteins below come from a single Gordonia sp. X0973 genomic window:
- a CDS encoding NAD(P)H-dependent glycerol-3-phosphate dehydrogenase, translating into MQAVVMGAGSWGTTVAKVLVDAGTPTRIWARRPELADAINTTHENPDYLPGIALPAGLHAVSDEAQALDGADVVVLGVPSQSMRANLERWLPRLTDDMTYVSLSKGVETSTVLRMSEVIADVTGAGPERIAVLSGPNLAKEVAAGQPAATVIGCVDEERAVALQEAFSTSYFRVYTNTDVVGCELGGAVKNVIALACGMAAGQGFGQNTLATIITRGLAETMRLGVAAGADVRTLAGLAGIGDLVATCSSPLSRNRTFGYALGQGKTLDEAQAATNGQVAEGVKSCSSVRALAKLHGVDVPLTDAVDQVCHDGLTVPDAIAMLLGRPRKPEIR; encoded by the coding sequence GTGCAGGCCGTTGTGATGGGGGCCGGGTCGTGGGGCACGACCGTGGCGAAGGTGCTCGTCGACGCGGGTACGCCGACGCGGATCTGGGCGCGGCGCCCCGAACTCGCCGACGCCATCAACACCACCCATGAGAACCCCGATTACCTGCCCGGCATCGCCCTGCCCGCCGGACTGCACGCGGTGAGCGACGAGGCACAGGCACTCGACGGCGCCGACGTCGTGGTGCTGGGCGTCCCCTCGCAGTCGATGCGCGCCAATCTGGAGCGATGGCTGCCGAGGCTCACCGACGACATGACCTACGTGTCACTCTCCAAGGGCGTCGAGACGTCGACGGTGCTGCGCATGTCGGAGGTCATCGCCGACGTGACCGGTGCCGGACCCGAGCGGATCGCCGTCCTCTCCGGCCCCAACCTCGCGAAAGAGGTCGCCGCGGGCCAACCGGCCGCGACGGTGATCGGCTGCGTCGACGAGGAGCGGGCGGTCGCGCTGCAGGAGGCCTTCTCCACCAGCTATTTCCGGGTGTACACCAACACCGACGTGGTGGGCTGCGAACTCGGCGGCGCGGTGAAGAACGTGATCGCGCTGGCCTGCGGCATGGCGGCCGGGCAGGGCTTCGGGCAGAACACCCTCGCCACGATCATCACCCGCGGCCTGGCCGAGACCATGCGCCTGGGCGTCGCCGCTGGCGCCGACGTGCGCACGCTGGCCGGGCTGGCCGGAATCGGCGACCTCGTCGCGACCTGCTCGTCGCCGCTCTCGCGGAACCGGACCTTCGGATACGCGCTGGGGCAGGGCAAGACGCTCGACGAGGCGCAGGCCGCCACCAACGGTCAGGTCGCCGAGGGCGTGAAGTCCTGCTCGTCGGTGCGCGCTCTCGCCAAGCTGCACGGCGTCGACGTCCCGTTGACCGATGCGGTCGACCAGGTGTGCCACGACGGGCTGACCGTCCCGGACGCGATCGCGATGCTGCTGGGACGTCCCCGCAAGCCGGAGATCCGCTGA